The Maniola hyperantus chromosome 19, iAphHyp1.2, whole genome shotgun sequence genome has a window encoding:
- the LOC117991319 gene encoding cytochrome P450 6B6-like, with translation MFFLLIGLFVITLYFYGTRNFDYWKKRGIKYEEPVVFFGGWLRQHIDRVSVSERFANLHRAFPEERFVGFFEGNTPAVLVRDPELIKQVWLTDFRHIHHRGLIPLTEFTEPLMRNLFTIEGDLWKLMRQKLTPAFSSGKLKAMFPLIVERTEKLAKLAEEASSKDEIDVRELMARYTTDFIGACGFGIDSNALNEENSDFRKLGKRIFNLTYRDLFFNVMKRLCPGPFKHARFFPPEVENKTISIVRQIMAQRDYKPSGRNDFMDILLELRQKGKIVGESIERQNPDGSPAIVELELDDELLAAQVFVFFAAGYETSSSASSFLLHMLAYHPDVQERCQKEVDEVLAKYDGKLCFDAVRDMKYLEMAFKESIRYLPSPGFLIRRTVSKYTIPDSQVTLDEGTIIIVSIECLSHDEEYFEDPEEFRPERFHPDNIGNIKKCTYMPFGVGPRSCIGERMGIMQSMAGVATILSKLTVAPSRSSIRKPRIDPKSILIQNIIGGLPLALKRRQK, from the exons atgtttttccttttaataggATTATTTGTAATTACGTTGTATTTTTACGGCACCAGGAACTTTGATTACTGGAAAAAGAGAGGAATCAAGTATGAGGAACCGGTAGTTTTTTTCGGGGGATGGCTAAGACAGCATATTGATAGAGTGAGTGTTTCCGAACGTTTTGCCAACCTTCACCGAGCGTTTCCAGAAGAAAGGTTTGTTGGATTCTTCGAAGGGAACACCCCGGCAGTCCTGGTGAGAGATCCGGAACTAATAAAGCAGGTATGGCTGACAGATTTCCGTCATATACATCACAGAGGGTTGATACCCCTTACGGAGTTCACGGAACCTTTAATGAGGAATTTGTTTACTATAGAGGGGGATCTGTGGAAACTGATGAGACAGAAGTTAACGCCAGCGTTCTCAAGTGGTAAACTAAAAGCCATGTTTCCACTTATTGTTGAAAGGACAGAGAAGTTGGCGAAGCTAGCAGAAGAAGCGTCTTCAAAAGATGAAATCGACGTACGGGAGTTAATGGCGAGGTACACGACGGATTTTATTGGAGCATGCGGTTTCGGTATCGACTCGAATGCTTTGAACGAGGAAAACTCAGATTTCCGTAAGCTTGGCAAACGTATCTTCAATTTAACATATCGGGATCTATTCTTCAACGTGATGAAGAGGCTTTGTCCGGGACCCTTTAAACATGCCCGATTCTTCCCGCCTGAGGTCGAGAACAAAACTATTTCAATCGTCAGACAGATCATGGCGCAGAGGGACTACAAACCTTCAGGCAGAAATGACTTTATGGACATTCTTTTGGAGCTCAGACAGAAAGGCAAAATAGTGGGGGAATCTATCGAGCGACAGAATCCTGATGGTTCTCCAGCGATTGTAGAACTCGAACTAGATGATGAATTGCTTGCGGCACAGGTCTTTGTATTCTTCGCTGCCGGCTACGAAACCTCTTCATCGGCCAGCAGTTTTCTTCTCCATATGCTGGCGTATCATCCTGATGTTCAGGAACGATGCCAGAAGGAAGTAGATGAGGTTCTGGCGAAGTATGATGGCAAACTTTGCTTCGATGCCGTCAGGGACATGAAATACTTGGAAATGGCTTTCAA AGAAAGCATACGTTATCTACCATCTCCAGGGTTTCTTATCAGAAGAACCGTATCTAAGTATACCATACCAGACTCCCAAGTGACACTAGACGAAGGTACAATCATTATAGTATCAATAGAATGCCTGAGTCATGACGAGGAATACTTTGAGGATCCTGAAGAGTTCAGACCTGAGAGATTCCACCCTGACAACATTGGGAATATTAAGAAATGCACTTATATGCCGTTTGGGGTGGGACCGAGATCTTGTATAG gCGAGCGCATGGGCATCATGCAGTCGATGGCAGGAGTGGCCACCATTTTGAGCAAGTTAACAGTGGCGCCCTCCCGCAGCTCCATCCGGAAACCACGCATCGATCCCAAATCCATCCTCATTCAAAATATCATCGGCGGACTACCTCTAGCACTTAAACGTAGacagaaataa